The following are encoded in a window of Halosimplex halophilum genomic DNA:
- a CDS encoding site-specific integrase, with amino-acid sequence MDPQDREKLNEFDVLLSHDGCSDYWHQMVLENVALIARRRDAHGVALAELFESDEAVLDILDWLKGGEYYDEEKGKWIEWASKTEFHYRSALRKFGKVLNDGTLPEPMEIIYGGDKSKPSESAPKKREILLWHEDVVPLLKACQNDRDRALIVVAWDSGARPFEIRDLTYGDVSPDGDFFQITIGGKNTPQRDPRLVIAAPFLKMWLEQSHPANDEEGGFTRETPIWTQLAENKKLANDSFGRIIPRKVATRVDINKPTNLRQFRKSRSSILASREEIGRGDLEERQGWKTGSDIVNAYINRFGSGTDDKISKSDGLAESDLPDSDHEELPDPAPVKCPNCSRWTPGYPDECIWCSTRFNTDAAKEAEHRDVESPVKDQARRDLIDLVTNGELTEENIETARQLAEVVRQHPEILDFGDSLQELMERHNVKENGSGESDD; translated from the coding sequence ATGGACCCGCAAGACCGCGAAAAACTCAACGAATTTGATGTCCTGCTATCGCACGACGGTTGCAGTGACTACTGGCATCAAATGGTGTTAGAAAATGTTGCATTGATCGCTCGCCGTCGAGACGCTCATGGAGTTGCCCTCGCTGAGCTCTTTGAATCAGATGAGGCAGTCCTTGACATCCTGGACTGGCTCAAAGGAGGGGAGTACTATGACGAGGAGAAGGGCAAGTGGATCGAATGGGCGTCAAAAACTGAGTTCCACTATCGAAGCGCACTCCGAAAATTTGGGAAAGTGCTAAACGATGGAACTCTCCCAGAACCGATGGAGATCATATATGGAGGAGACAAAAGCAAACCGAGCGAATCGGCCCCAAAGAAGAGGGAAATTCTACTCTGGCACGAAGATGTCGTACCGTTACTCAAAGCCTGTCAGAACGATCGCGACCGAGCACTCATAGTAGTTGCTTGGGATTCAGGAGCAAGACCATTCGAAATCCGCGACCTCACGTATGGAGATGTGTCGCCTGATGGTGACTTCTTCCAGATTACGATAGGAGGAAAGAACACCCCACAAAGAGACCCGCGCTTGGTAATCGCGGCACCGTTCCTAAAGATGTGGCTTGAACAGAGCCACCCAGCAAATGATGAAGAGGGAGGATTCACCCGTGAAACCCCGATATGGACCCAGCTTGCTGAGAACAAAAAGCTCGCGAATGACAGCTTTGGAAGAATAATTCCGAGAAAAGTTGCAACGCGTGTAGATATAAATAAACCAACAAATCTCCGTCAGTTCCGGAAATCGAGATCAAGTATACTGGCTAGTAGAGAAGAGATCGGCAGAGGAGACCTTGAAGAACGACAGGGTTGGAAGACCGGAAGTGACATCGTCAACGCCTATATCAATAGATTCGGAAGCGGGACAGACGACAAAATATCAAAAAGCGATGGGCTAGCCGAATCGGATCTTCCGGATTCAGACCATGAGGAGCTTCCTGATCCGGCACCGGTGAAATGTCCGAACTGTTCACGCTGGACGCCAGGTTATCCCGACGAGTGCATCTGGTGTTCCACCAGATTCAACACAGATGCTGCGAAGGAAGCAGAACACCGAGATGTTGAAAGTCCAGTCAAAGATCAGGCTCGAAGAGACCTCATCGACCTAGTCACGAACGGCGAATTAACCGAGGAAAATATCGAGACAGCACGTCAGCTGGCAGAAGTCGTCCGTCAGCATCCGGAAATTCTTGACTTTGGGGACAGCCTCCAGGAACTAATGGAGAGGCACAATGTCAAGGAAAATGGCTCGGGAGAAAGCGATGATTAG
- a CDS encoding DUF7344 domain-containing protein, whose translation MTPPIIPNFDPSDEDLAESLSQGFHLLQTERRRYVIWCMAYLAPEDTITVREIAKSIAAMEQDVPEEAVVNQDYRPVYTNLTQHHLPELDEADVVEFDSDRKEISPGRNAPAFAVMASVTVPIAHFLLDRRQKE comes from the coding sequence ATGACTCCACCTATTATCCCGAATTTCGATCCATCAGACGAAGACCTCGCCGAATCCCTGTCTCAGGGATTCCATCTCTTACAGACGGAACGTCGCCGGTATGTGATCTGGTGTATGGCGTATCTGGCCCCAGAAGATACCATTACCGTACGAGAGATTGCAAAAAGTATCGCAGCTATGGAACAGGATGTTCCTGAAGAGGCTGTAGTGAATCAGGATTATCGTCCTGTCTATACGAACCTGACACAACATCACTTGCCTGAGCTTGATGAGGCAGATGTCGTTGAATTCGATTCCGATAGAAAGGAAATCTCACCGGGTCGGAACGCCCCTGCTTTCGCGGTTATGGCATCAGTGACTGTTCCAATAGCCCACTTTCTATTAGATCGGAGGCAGAAAGAATAA
- a CDS encoding helix-turn-helix domain-containing protein: MNALSQVMTESNLDSILAAVESTVRANILADIVGHPHGIPTLVEIDYMNPNIGRSELQNQLSVLEEEEVIKSVKHNQQVFYYLTEQARQVFDENQIFDEESYRAAYQEVTKPPEIIEVEEMQRPSTSGDHPSPRDKH; the protein is encoded by the coding sequence ATGAATGCCCTCAGTCAGGTTATGACAGAATCTAACTTGGATTCTATTCTCGCTGCAGTTGAATCCACAGTCCGTGCAAATATTCTCGCCGATATTGTCGGGCACCCACACGGAATTCCTACGTTAGTTGAGATTGATTATATGAATCCGAATATCGGGCGCTCAGAACTCCAAAATCAACTCTCTGTACTGGAGGAAGAGGAAGTCATCAAGTCTGTAAAGCACAACCAGCAAGTTTTCTATTATCTCACAGAACAAGCGCGGCAGGTATTTGATGAAAACCAAATTTTTGACGAAGAGAGCTATCGAGCTGCCTATCAGGAAGTTACAAAACCCCCTGAAATTATTGAAGTTGAGGAGATGCAGCGACCCTCAACTTCAGGAGACCATCCCTCTCCTCGGGATAAACACTAA
- a CDS encoding uracil-DNA glycosylase family protein: protein MASTQEEVESRFGDLDEIDEEVLEVHCKHIHDHPHVAEYDSAGTYFENEVGISDIADGFYDLPVYCASRIHSFAQRDFLLLQKNPNLPTDWIQSNVHWSYEDLARDLKESVWMNSLQTSKTVSGYLNDSDTVRLGLKCIIDAVQSELQCEFEGNALRQSDYEDYIQVEKSRAYRDDRTGSGAELGNGFHGEFAYTNRCKFQHRGSSANPRSADDEWLADEISAIAPEVVFALGGDAYRGLRNIGFEKLEKQSQYSDGKTGRVLRYEGNRSALKRTYAVHLYHLDYRQTLTTDRDVHDALRIINQISGSQ from the coding sequence ATGGCAAGTACACAAGAGGAGGTCGAATCTAGATTCGGGGATTTAGATGAAATTGATGAGGAAGTTCTCGAGGTCCATTGTAAACATATTCATGACCATCCCCACGTTGCGGAGTATGATTCTGCTGGAACTTACTTTGAAAACGAGGTTGGGATCTCGGATATCGCAGACGGATTTTACGATTTACCAGTGTACTGTGCCTCTCGTATTCACTCCTTCGCCCAGAGAGATTTTCTATTACTTCAAAAGAATCCGAACCTTCCCACCGATTGGATTCAGTCAAACGTCCACTGGTCGTATGAAGACCTAGCAAGAGATCTAAAAGAGAGTGTGTGGATGAACTCGCTGCAAACGTCAAAAACAGTGAGTGGATACCTAAATGATTCAGATACTGTTCGTCTTGGACTTAAGTGTATAATTGATGCAGTGCAGTCGGAATTACAATGTGAGTTTGAAGGGAATGCTCTGCGGCAGTCTGACTATGAGGATTATATACAGGTTGAAAAATCACGAGCATATCGGGACGATAGAACAGGTAGCGGTGCAGAACTGGGCAATGGATTCCATGGCGAGTTCGCGTATACAAACCGGTGTAAATTCCAGCATCGCGGATCAAGTGCTAACCCCCGTTCAGCAGATGATGAATGGTTAGCCGATGAGATTAGCGCAATTGCTCCAGAGGTAGTTTTTGCGCTAGGAGGTGACGCATATCGGGGGCTTCGAAACATCGGCTTTGAGAAACTCGAGAAACAGAGTCAATACTCCGATGGAAAGACAGGACGCGTTCTTCGATACGAAGGCAACCGGTCCGCTCTTAAGAGAACCTACGCGGTTCATCTCTACCATCTGGACTATCGGCAAACACTCACCACCGACCGGGACGTCCACGACGCACTAAGAATTATTAATCAAATCTCAGGGTCGCAATAA